In Fusobacterium hwasookii, a single window of DNA contains:
- a CDS encoding PTS beta-glucoside transporter subunit IIBCA yields MEKEKLYQKISQEILENIGGPQNIQGAAHCATRLRIVLKDLSLVKTDKLENIDLVKGCFIAGSQLQLILGAGTVNEVYKVFAKEAKLENMSLSDVKDIAAKKENPLQKVIRALSDVFVEIIPAILAAAILLGVTGFLANFEAVKTNQTLYAINRLAFLASVGIFAVLPMVVVYSATKRFGGRAILGIVVGAIMLDGSLANAYSIGTPGFNPEILDLFGLKIQMVGFQGGIIVALMMGYIVATLDKFFEKKIPSVIKLLISPMLTVFISTFLLFTIVGPVGRELSNYITGGLVYISTEFGMIGYMIFAGLQQIIVITGLHHILNAAEAQLIATTGRDFLNPLMSVALISQGGAVIGYYLLHRKDKKVAESALPSFVSILFGISEPAIFGVNLKHKFPLVAGCIAGAIAGAFVYIFKLTSLGFGATAIPGLSIIDPANNGYINYIIVHLIGIFAGIVLCYFIGKVKTKKTIEEVKTVIKENKNIEEISLIPPVNGEVKDVSQSSDQTFASKAMGDGILVNPIDEVFVAPADAKVELVFPTKHAIGLTLKDGSQILIHCGINTVTMNGEGFETYVEEGQEVKQGDKLVKMDLKKVQEAGHSTQTLIIVNEVGQGSKVIVDANSKTPIIIKKA; encoded by the coding sequence ATGGAAAAAGAAAAGCTTTACCAAAAAATTTCTCAAGAGATACTTGAAAATATTGGTGGTCCTCAAAATATTCAAGGAGCTGCCCACTGTGCAACTCGTCTTCGTATTGTTCTTAAGGATTTATCATTGGTTAAAACTGATAAATTAGAAAATATTGATTTGGTTAAAGGTTGTTTTATTGCAGGAAGTCAATTACAACTTATTCTGGGGGCTGGGACAGTAAATGAAGTTTATAAAGTTTTTGCAAAAGAAGCTAAATTAGAAAATATGTCTTTATCTGATGTAAAAGATATAGCTGCTAAAAAAGAAAATCCTCTACAAAAAGTTATCAGAGCATTATCAGATGTTTTTGTAGAAATTATTCCTGCTATCCTAGCAGCTGCAATCTTATTAGGAGTTACTGGATTTTTAGCTAATTTTGAAGCTGTCAAAACAAATCAAACTCTGTATGCAATCAATCGTTTAGCTTTCTTAGCATCAGTTGGAATTTTTGCAGTATTACCTATGGTTGTTGTGTACTCAGCAACAAAAAGATTTGGTGGAAGAGCAATTTTAGGTATAGTTGTTGGAGCAATAATGCTTGATGGAAGTCTTGCTAATGCTTATTCAATAGGTACTCCTGGATTTAATCCTGAAATTTTAGATTTATTTGGGTTGAAAATTCAAATGGTAGGCTTTCAAGGTGGTATCATAGTTGCACTTATGATGGGATACATTGTTGCAACTCTCGATAAATTTTTTGAAAAGAAAATTCCTTCTGTTATTAAACTTTTAATTTCTCCTATGTTGACAGTTTTTATTTCTACTTTCTTATTATTCACAATAGTTGGACCTGTTGGGCGTGAACTTTCAAATTACATAACAGGTGGACTTGTATACATTAGTACTGAGTTTGGTATGATAGGATATATGATATTTGCAGGTTTACAACAAATTATTGTTATAACTGGATTACATCATATTTTAAATGCAGCAGAAGCACAATTGATTGCAACAACTGGAAGAGATTTTTTAAACCCTTTGATGTCAGTTGCATTAATTTCACAAGGTGGAGCAGTAATTGGATATTATCTATTACATCGTAAAGATAAAAAAGTTGCTGAAAGTGCATTACCTTCATTTGTAAGTATTTTATTTGGTATAAGTGAGCCAGCAATTTTTGGTGTAAATTTAAAACATAAGTTTCCTTTGGTTGCTGGTTGTATTGCAGGAGCAATAGCAGGTGCATTTGTATATATATTTAAATTAACTTCTCTTGGCTTTGGAGCAACTGCAATTCCAGGTTTATCTATAATAGATCCTGCTAATAATGGTTATATAAATTATATTATAGTTCATTTAATAGGAATTTTTGCAGGTATAGTTTTATGTTACTTTATAGGAAAAGTTAAAACTAAAAAAACTATTGAAGAAGTAAAAACTGTAATAAAAGAAAATAAAAATATAGAAGAAATTTCTTTAATTCCACCAGTAAATGGAGAAGTGAAAGATGTTTCTCAGTCAAGTGATCAAACATTTGCTTCAAAGGCTATGGGAGATGGAATTTTAGTAAATCCTATTGATGAAGTTTTTGTTGCCCCTGCTGATGCAAAAGTTGAATTAGTATTTCCTACAAAACATGCCATTGGTTTAACTTTAAAAGATGGTAGTCAAATTTTAATTCACTGTGGTATAAATACTGTTACTATGAATGGCGAAGGTTTTGAAACTTATGTTGAAGAAGGACAAGAAGTTAAACAAGGAGATAAATTAGTAAAAATGGATTTAAAGAAAGTTCAAGAAGCTGGACATAGCACACAAACTTTGATAATAGTCAATGAAGTTGGACAAGGAAGTAAAGTTATAGTTGATGCAAATAGTAAAACTCCAATTATTATAAAAAAAGCTTAA
- a CDS encoding ADP-ribosylglycohydrolase family protein: protein MIGAIIGDIIGSTYEFIDNVKDKNFELFAPYSMTTDDSIMSLAVGQALVNTYKEKDTIKIQNELIKQMQKFGRKYPYSGYGLKFKEWLREENPKPYNSFGNGSGMRVSSVAWLYNNLEDINKYAEITASVSHNHPEGIKGACAIASAIYFVRQNKSKEEIKKYIEDRFKYNFEPISEIRKWHTFNETCQVTVPIAIQAFLEGKDFENVLINAIYAGGDTDTISCMACSIAEAYYEIPNKFLNFCYPKIALDLKIALKNFLIFVKEENRLNNNLEKVLNLLKNENI, encoded by the coding sequence ATGATAGGAGCAATAATTGGAGATATTATAGGTAGTACTTATGAATTTATAGATAATGTTAAAGACAAAAATTTTGAATTGTTTGCCCCTTATAGTATGACTACTGATGATAGTATTATGTCACTTGCAGTAGGACAAGCCTTAGTAAATACTTATAAAGAAAAAGATACTATAAAAATTCAAAATGAGTTAATTAAACAAATGCAAAAATTTGGAAGAAAATATCCATATTCTGGTTATGGTTTAAAATTTAAAGAATGGTTAAGAGAAGAAAATCCTAAACCATATAATAGTTTTGGTAATGGTTCAGGTATGAGAGTCTCATCTGTTGCTTGGTTATATAATAATCTTGAAGATATAAATAAATATGCTGAAATTACAGCTTCAGTATCTCATAATCATCCAGAAGGAATAAAAGGGGCTTGTGCTATTGCTTCTGCAATATATTTTGTAAGACAAAATAAAAGTAAAGAAGAAATAAAAAAATACATAGAAGATAGATTTAAGTATAATTTTGAACCTATTTCTGAAATTAGAAAATGGCATACTTTTAATGAAACATGTCAAGTTACTGTTCCAATAGCTATACAAGCTTTCTTAGAAGGAAAAGACTTTGAAAATGTCCTAATAAATGCCATTTATGCAGGTGGAGATACTGATACCATATCTTGTATGGCTTGCAGTATAGCAGAGGCATATTATGAAATTCCTAATAAATTTTTAAACTTTTGTTATCCTAAAATAGCATTAGACTTAAAAATAGCTTTAAAAAATTTTTTAATATTTGTAAAAGAAGAAAATAGATTAAATAATAATCTTGAAAAAGTTTTAAATCTATTAAAAAATGAAAATATTTAA
- a CDS encoding glycosyltransferase: MLKIGFCINSLEMGGAERLLVDIINVLYETKDYEIHLLTKIKSNSYFYNLIKNKVKYSFLLEKKAKGFFAKTRESILKKINFKKFSNEVDIIIDFLDGDFFSYIRKVKDKEKIIWLHLSYETLKVRKHVDEKLSAYNKIIVIADDMEKELFKARKDLKNIYKIDNFVDYQEIDRKLNEDFKLDFNLQQKYFLTVCRLAEEQKDVKTLIEAFSLYKGEEKLVIAGDGPDRKFLEDFCIQKNLKDKVIFLGMVDNPFHFMKNAQAFILSSKVEGFGLVLVEALYCGTKVISSNCPTGPSQILLNGDAGELFEISNVKELLNKLEIIRDKEYKKDKIEETLTRYTRENFKKNFRKVIEC; the protein is encoded by the coding sequence ATGTTAAAAATAGGGTTTTGTATTAATTCATTAGAAATGGGAGGCGCAGAGAGGTTACTTGTAGATATCATTAATGTACTCTATGAAACTAAAGATTATGAAATTCATCTTTTAACAAAGATAAAAAGCAATTCATATTTTTATAACTTAATAAAAAATAAAGTGAAATATAGCTTTTTATTGGAAAAAAAAGCTAAAGGATTTTTTGCTAAAACAAGGGAATCTATTTTAAAAAAAATAAATTTTAAAAAGTTTTCTAATGAAGTAGATATAATTATAGATTTTTTAGATGGAGATTTTTTTTCCTATATAAGAAAAGTAAAAGATAAAGAAAAAATTATTTGGTTACATTTGAGCTATGAAACTTTAAAAGTACGAAAACATGTAGATGAGAAATTATCCGCTTATAATAAAATAATTGTAATAGCAGATGATATGGAAAAAGAATTATTTAAAGCAAGAAAAGATTTAAAAAATATTTATAAAATTGATAATTTTGTAGATTATCAAGAAATAGATAGAAAGTTAAATGAAGATTTCAAATTAGATTTTAATTTACAGCAAAAATATTTTTTGACAGTTTGTAGATTAGCTGAAGAGCAAAAAGATGTGAAAACTTTAATAGAAGCTTTTTCTTTATATAAAGGAGAAGAAAAGCTTGTAATAGCTGGAGATGGACCAGATAGAAAATTTTTAGAAGATTTTTGTATTCAAAAAAATTTAAAGGATAAGGTTATTTTTTTAGGAATGGTGGATAATCCCTTTCATTTTATGAAAAATGCACAAGCTTTTATTTTATCATCAAAAGTAGAAGGATTTGGCTTAGTTTTAGTTGAAGCTTTATATTGTGGAACAAAAGTTATTTCATCTAATTGTCCAACTGGGCCAAGCCAGATTCTATTAAATGGGGATGCTGGTGAATTATTTGAAATTTCCAATGTTAAAGAATTATTAAATAAATTAGAGATTATTAGAGATAAAGAATATAAAAAGGATAAGATAGAAGAAACATTAACTAGATATACAAGAGAGAATTTTAAAAAGAATTTTAGGAAGGTAATAGAATGTTAA
- a CDS encoding CAP domain-containing protein has product MKKFFKIFIILTFIFNTLTTYSIDIKKKYSDKYMIELHTWLPNTFEELKAINEDKLYKMAVEKYHYHKDKSNFYSQKEFKQIEKLVNVEKVNQYFVERLNKERAELGLSSDVRIDSTLIKAAKIRSNELATAKRISHKRPDKTEYWTVFEKVDKSLMEKYSFENILKVSISNEAQMISEKFIANYFFDSWKESPEHWEFMIDPELRKIGVNFSFGSSDDTNFLVQINYGVLFGMR; this is encoded by the coding sequence ATGAAAAAATTTTTTAAAATCTTTATAATACTTACATTTATATTTAATACTTTAACTACTTATTCCATTGATATTAAAAAGAAATATTCTGATAAATATATGATAGAGCTACATACTTGGCTACCAAATACTTTTGAAGAACTAAAAGCCATTAATGAAGATAAATTATATAAAATGGCAGTTGAAAAATATCATTATCATAAAGATAAGTCTAATTTTTATAGTCAAAAAGAATTTAAACAAATTGAAAAACTTGTTAATGTAGAAAAGGTAAATCAATATTTTGTTGAAAGATTGAATAAAGAAAGGGCTGAGTTAGGTTTATCTTCTGATGTTAGAATTGATAGCACTCTAATAAAAGCTGCAAAAATTCGTTCTAATGAGTTAGCTACTGCAAAAAGAATATCACACAAAAGACCTGATAAAACTGAATATTGGACTGTCTTTGAAAAGGTAGATAAAAGCTTAATGGAGAAATATTCTTTTGAAAACATTTTAAAAGTTAGTATATCTAATGAGGCACAGATGATTTCTGAAAAATTTATAGCTAATTACTTTTTTGATTCGTGGAAAGAAAGTCCAGAACATTGGGAGTTTATGATTGACCCTGAATTAAGAAAAATCGGTGTCAATTTCTCTTTTGGTTCTTCTGATGACACTAATTTTTTAGTTCAAATTAACTATGGTGTTTTATTTGGAATGAGGTAA
- a CDS encoding metallophosphoesterase: MSSNFKIEYINENDYNRIFVTSDIHGYYNLFQKLLNKIDLKKDDLLIILGDSCDRGENSIELYLKYIELQEQGYQIEHIWGNHEEMLYESAFISSYYKDLWYKVGGDETVYNYTQYIKKIIGKDDKNLLDISNAKWLKNFLEAMPFIIVSDKSIFVHAGFDCSKSIEEQEVDYLVWNRDNFWENNNTGKNIFFGHTPSMSGKVREYPNNVFCLDTGTFFNYRLGAMEIKSKQIFYLE, translated from the coding sequence ATGAGTTCAAATTTTAAAATTGAATATATAAATGAAAATGATTATAATAGAATTTTTGTAACATCAGATATCCATGGATATTATAATCTTTTTCAAAAATTATTAAATAAAATAGATTTAAAGAAAGATGATTTACTAATTATTTTAGGAGATAGTTGTGATAGAGGAGAAAACTCTATTGAGTTATATCTAAAATATATAGAATTACAAGAGCAAGGTTATCAAATAGAACATATATGGGGTAATCATGAAGAAATGCTTTATGAGAGTGCTTTTATTTCTTCTTACTATAAAGACTTGTGGTATAAGGTAGGAGGAGATGAAACAGTATATAATTATACACAATATATAAAAAAAATTATCGGAAAAGATGATAAAAACCTTTTAGATATTTCAAATGCTAAATGGTTAAAAAATTTTTTAGAGGCTATGCCTTTTATAATAGTATCTGATAAAAGTATATTTGTACATGCTGGTTTTGACTGCTCAAAGTCAATTGAAGAACAAGAAGTAGATTATCTTGTATGGAATAGAGATAATTTTTGGGAAAATAATAATACTGGAAAAAATATATTTTTTGGACATACTCCAAGTATGTCTGGGAAAGTTAGAGAATATCCTAATAATGTTTTCTGCCTTGATACAGGGACCTTTTTTAATTATAGACTTGGAGCTATGGAAATTAAAAGTAAGCAAATATTCTATTTGGAATAA
- a CDS encoding glycoside hydrolase family 32 protein, whose amino-acid sequence MNREEYFEFIKNSNNLRLEVNSDPYRLHFHLMPPMGWLNDPNGLCVIKGVNHIYFQYTPFSATWGMKLWGHYSTENWIDYKEHDAFLFPDIKEDKDGVYSGSALVENDEVHYFYTGNVKYTDKKYDYILNGREQNVIELISKDGFNYKNKIILLKNSDYPKNMSTHVRDPKVFKIENDYFMILGARSKDNKGCAILYKSTDLKKWDYYMEIKSDKYYGYMWECCDLVKVEDVWFLICCPQGTEQDGINFANIYQIGYFPININFKEKTYNLGEFIELDRGFDIYAPQTFIDNKGRTVLIAWMGIPDANYTNNKTIKNGWQHALSIPRILSKKGNKILQQPLPELESLRSNKKVSTDNHIKFLVSTFELIIDIEDSNKFLLIMEDVKLSFKNNIFSLEMNESGEGRDKRAVYLEELKNIQMFVDTSSIEIFINNGEEVFTSRFYPKNKKIFIKIFNKGTCTCYDLNKFKIEKE is encoded by the coding sequence ATGAATAGAGAAGAATATTTTGAATTTATAAAAAATAGTAATAATTTAAGATTAGAGGTAAATAGTGATCCTTATCGTTTGCATTTTCATTTAATGCCACCTATGGGCTGGTTAAATGATCCTAATGGACTTTGTGTAATAAAAGGAGTAAATCATATTTATTTCCAATATACTCCTTTTTCTGCAACTTGGGGAATGAAATTATGGGGACATTATTCTACTGAAAATTGGATAGACTATAAGGAACATGATGCTTTTCTATTTCCAGATATAAAAGAAGATAAAGATGGTGTATACAGTGGTTCTGCCCTTGTAGAAAATGATGAAGTTCATTATTTTTATACTGGAAATGTTAAATATACAGATAAAAAATATGACTATATTTTAAATGGGCGTGAACAAAATGTAATAGAGCTTATTTCAAAAGATGGTTTTAATTACAAAAATAAAATTATTCTTTTAAAAAATTCTGATTATCCTAAAAATATGTCTACTCATGTTCGTGATCCAAAAGTATTTAAAATTGAAAATGATTACTTTATGATTTTAGGTGCAAGATCAAAAGATAATAAAGGTTGTGCCATTTTATACAAATCTACAGATTTAAAAAAATGGGATTACTATATGGAGATAAAATCCGATAAATATTATGGTTATATGTGGGAATGTTGTGATTTAGTAAAAGTTGAAGATGTATGGTTTCTTATTTGTTGTCCCCAAGGAACAGAACAAGATGGAATTAATTTTGCTAATATTTATCAAATTGGCTATTTTCCAATAAATATTAATTTTAAAGAAAAAACATATAACTTAGGAGAATTTATAGAGTTAGATAGGGGCTTTGATATCTATGCCCCTCAAACTTTTATTGATAATAAAGGAAGAACTGTGTTAATTGCTTGGATGGGTATACCAGATGCAAATTATACTAATAATAAAACTATAAAAAACGGTTGGCAACATGCTCTATCTATACCTAGAATATTATCAAAAAAAGGAAATAAAATTTTACAACAACCTTTACCAGAACTTGAAAGTCTAAGAAGTAATAAAAAAGTGAGTACAGATAACCACATTAAATTTTTAGTTTCTACCTTTGAGTTAATAATTGATATTGAAGATTCAAACAAATTTTTATTAATTATGGAAGATGTAAAACTATCTTTTAAAAATAATATTTTTTCATTGGAAATGAATGAAAGTGGAGAAGGTAGAGATAAAAGAGCAGTGTATTTAGAAGAACTTAAAAATATACAAATGTTTGTTGATACAAGTTCTATTGAAATTTTTATTAATAATGGAGAAGAAGTTTTTACAAGCCGTTTTTATCCAAAAAATAAAAAAATATTTATTAAGATATTTAATAAAGGCACCTGTACTTGTTATGATTTAAACAAATTTAAAATAGAGAAGGAATAA
- a CDS encoding O-antigen ligase family protein, whose protein sequence is MYLLLGIFSIIYYKKIYIKLLLIPYIFINLWLIFLTQSRNTFIAIPLAIIFLYTIVDWKKGIIILLILLCGITILFKYNHNIANINRIKNSISTVEKIKVDARYIIFLDGIEKAKNHFFIGEGFFKYRGGKLNTPIEITEHYHNIFIETAVTQGVFTLIVYITFLITLFIRMLKNYFKEDDRLKRYIKLYALAVFVFSILYGLFEPIFYFEKIYQLIFSIIAISFIVDDNESKIP, encoded by the coding sequence ATGTATTTATTATTAGGGATATTTTCTATAATATATTATAAAAAAATTTATATAAAATTATTATTAATACCTTATATTTTCATCAATTTATGGCTTATATTTTTAACTCAGTCAAGAAATACTTTTATAGCAATTCCATTAGCTATTATTTTTTTATACACTATAGTAGATTGGAAAAAGGGAATAATAATATTATTAATTTTGTTGTGTGGAATAACAATATTATTTAAATATAATCATAATATTGCTAATATTAATAGAATAAAAAACTCAATTAGTACAGTAGAGAAAATTAAAGTTGATGCAAGGTATATAATTTTTTTAGATGGAATAGAAAAAGCAAAAAATCATTTCTTTATAGGAGAAGGATTTTTTAAATATAGAGGAGGGAAATTAAATACTCCTATTGAAATTACAGAACACTATCATAATATTTTTATAGAAACAGCAGTTACTCAAGGAGTTTTTACATTAATAGTTTATATTACTTTTTTAATAACTTTATTTATTAGAATGTTGAAGAATTATTTTAAAGAAGATGATAGATTGAAAAGGTATATAAAATTATATGCCTTAGCAGTATTTGTTTTCTCAATATTGTATGGTTTATTTGAACCGATATTTTATTTTGAAAAAATATACCAACTTATTTTTTCAATTATAGCAATATCTTTTATAGTAGATGATAATGAAAGCAAGATTCCATAA